From one Lycium ferocissimum isolate CSIRO_LF1 chromosome 5, AGI_CSIRO_Lferr_CH_V1, whole genome shotgun sequence genomic stretch:
- the LOC132057370 gene encoding probable 2-oxoglutarate-dependent dioxygenase SLC1, whose translation MSPALAKSAENLKNETEDYHKGVKYLHESGIQRVPKKYIFPISERPKNAINGKQQARKEHNLKLPIIDFAQIHGPNRAQVLDSLSYACENYGFFQLVNHGIPDEVIRSMVDVGGRFFDLPLVEREKYMTTDMTTPVRCGTSFNQTKDGVFCWRDFLKLVCDPLPDVLPHWPSSPSDFREKAVAYSKETKFLFLKLVEAILESLGITTKNKTQNNEMLKEFEDGSQLMAVNFYPPCPDPDLTLGMPPHSDYGFLTLLLQDEVEGLQVKCNGDWVTVQPIPGAFVVNVGDHLEIFSNGKYKSVLHRVLVNSLKSRISVASLHSLPFNSIVRPSPKLISETNPKRYKDTNFAAFLEYIKSCDSINKSFLETRKLT comes from the exons atgtctCCAGCATTGGCAAAATCTGctgaaaatttgaagaatgaAACTGAAGATTATCATAAAGGAGTGAAGTATTTGCATGAAAGTGGAATTCAAAGAGTACCAAAAAAGTACATCTTTCCTATTTCTGAACGTCCTAAAAATGCTATAAATGGGAAGCAACAAGCCAGAAAAGAACACAACCTTAAGCTCCCCATCATAGATTTTGCTCAAATCCATGGACCTAATAGAGCTCAAGTTCTTGATTCATTATCCTATGCTTGTGAAAACTATGGATTTTTCCAG TTAGTAAACCATGGAATTCCGGATGAGGTTATAAGAAGCATGGTGGATGTTGGGGGAAGGTTTTTTGATCTACCATTAGTAGAAAGAGAGAAGTACATGACAACGGACATGACAACACCAGTTAGATGTGGGACGAGTTTTAATCAAACAAAAGATGGTGTCTTTTGTTGGAGAGACTTTCTTAAGTTGGTTTGTGACCCTCTTCCTGATGTTCTTCCTCATTGGCCTTCTTCTCCCTCCGATTTTAG GGAAAAGGCAGTTGCATATTCGAAAGAGACCAAATTCTTGTTTTTAAAGTTAGTGGAAGCCATCCTAGAGAGCCTTGGCATTACAACAAAAAACAAGACACAAAATAATGAAATGTTAAAAGAATTTGAAGATGGAAGCCAGCTAATGGCTGTCAATTTCTACCCTCCTTGTCCTGATCCTGATTTGACACTTGGAATGCCACCTCATTCTGATTATGGATTCCtaactcttcttcttcaagatGAAGTTGAAGGTTTGCAAGTGAAGTGCAATGGAGATTGGGTCACTGTTCAACCTATCCCTGGTGCTTTTGTGGTCAATGTTGGTGACCACCTCGAG ATATTTAGCAATGGGAAGTACAAGAGTGTGCTACATAGAGTTCTTGTGAACTCCTTGAAGTCAAGAATTTCAGTGGCTTCTTTGCATAGTCTTCCATTCAATAGCATAGTAAGGCCATCACCTAAATTAATTAGTGAAACAAATCCAAAACGTTACAAAGATACAAATTTTGCTGCATTTCTTGAATACATAAAATCTTGTGATTCCATCAACAAGAGTTTCCTCGAGACAAGGAAGTTAACATGA